A window of Rhizobium acidisoli contains these coding sequences:
- a CDS encoding NUDIX hydrolase, giving the protein MAEAEFARPIVTVDIVLLTLHEGRLCVALLERSAQPFVGVPALIGGYLHTDEDGDAEAAVRRILKAKAGLEGIFFEQLATFASARRDPRDWSVSIAYFALVPEGALEGAASPLELRPVDSAGELPFDHHEIVTAALARLRGKGAYSTIPARLLPEVFTMSELQAIYETVMGERLDQSAFRRKVNDLDLLEVVEGEKRQTERARRPTTLYRLKTPVAVFDRRI; this is encoded by the coding sequence ATGGCAGAGGCTGAATTCGCACGGCCGATCGTAACAGTCGATATCGTTTTGCTGACGCTACACGAAGGCCGACTATGCGTGGCTTTGCTGGAGCGGTCCGCCCAGCCGTTTGTCGGCGTTCCGGCGCTGATTGGTGGCTATCTGCACACGGATGAGGATGGCGATGCGGAGGCGGCAGTGCGGCGCATCCTCAAGGCTAAGGCAGGGCTTGAGGGCATCTTTTTCGAACAGCTTGCGACCTTCGCTTCGGCGCGGCGCGATCCTCGCGACTGGTCGGTATCGATCGCGTATTTTGCGCTGGTCCCTGAGGGAGCGTTGGAGGGTGCCGCCAGCCCTCTGGAATTGCGGCCGGTCGATTCCGCCGGCGAACTGCCCTTCGACCATCATGAAATCGTCACTGCCGCGCTGGCGCGGCTGCGCGGCAAGGGCGCCTACTCGACCATTCCGGCAAGGCTGCTACCAGAGGTCTTCACGATGTCGGAACTGCAGGCAATCTATGAAACGGTGATGGGCGAGCGGCTGGACCAAAGTGCCTTTCGCCGCAAGGTCAATGATCTCGATCTGCTCGAAGTGGTCGAGGGCGAAAAACGACAGACCGAGCGGGCCCGGCGGCCGACGACGCTCTATCGGCTGAAGACGCCGGTCGCTGTGTTCGATCGAAGAATTTGA